ATGGGGTCCGACGGAGCGGAACTTGGCATGCTGTACAACATCACGATGGACATCGAGTCGGGACGGCTCGTCGATCTCGTCATCGAGCCCGACGAGAGTCTCGGCGACACGAGCTTCGATATGGACGACGCGGGCCGGTTACACGTCCCCGTCGGTCGCGTACAGGCCGTCAAAGACCGTATGATTATCCAGCGTTAAATGAACGTTCTCGACGCGTCTGCCTTTATCAACGAGTATCACACCGACGAGCGAGTCGCGACGATCCCGCTCGTCCGCGAGGAACTCGAAGACGAGAGCGCCTATCGCTTCGACGCCCTCGAAGGATCAGGGATGCACTTACACATCCCCGACGAGGAGACTGTCGAGCAGATCCAACGGGCTGCCGACGAGACCGGCGACCTCGAAGAGCTATCCAGGACGGACACCAGGCTCGTCGCAGCTGCGTTCGAACTCGACGGGCAACTGGTCACCGACGACTACGCGATGCAAAACGTCGCCGAGAAGTTGGAGATCGGTGTCGAGGTGATCGCCCGGGACGGCATCGAGGAACAACGCGAGTGGCACTTCC
The sequence above is drawn from the Halorhabdus sp. CBA1104 genome and encodes:
- a CDS encoding PRC-barrel domain-containing protein, coding for MAEILAENLSGKAVMGSDGAELGMLYNITMDIESGRLVDLVIEPDESLGDTSFDMDDAGRLHVPVGRVQAVKDRMIIQR
- a CDS encoding NOB1 family endonuclease, giving the protein MNVLDASAFINEYHTDERVATIPLVREELEDESAYRFDALEGSGMHLHIPDEETVEQIQRAADETGDLEELSRTDTRLVAAAFELDGQLVTDDYAMQNVAEKLEIGVEVIARDGIEEQREWHFQCQGCGREFDEQHERCPICGSPLSRKNPSSA